A genome region from Bradyrhizobium sp. WSM1417 includes the following:
- a CDS encoding DUF3592 domain-containing protein — translation MLNAQQLMWTQIAAGIAVLLFGLTLFNLIRMRGRMVAARSWDKVEGIITVSQVDQPAAHSSDDRNDAKPIIRYRYQAGGQELEGDKVFVGGTVITTRVLAAKLTGRYPVGAHVDVHVDPKEPTEALLEPAAAQNVAALVAFTMVFGIIAATLTAHSFAGHVLYADKGVPLFAFAVPIIVLVGGVFLAADYVRTRRLASASLRWPTASGRVIHCDVIEEIIEEKTEHDNRPTTSKLVHRYQVDLRYAYRVGKRDFIGTEVDWNGTMISGLREVAEEAAAKYRPGKSVKVYYDPDQPGQAVLEPASRKGALGPLIGAAVCAVVGGLFLMILIKVGFA, via the coding sequence ATGCTGAACGCCCAACAATTGATGTGGACCCAGATTGCCGCCGGCATCGCGGTGCTTCTGTTTGGATTGACGCTGTTCAATCTGATCCGCATGCGGGGCCGGATGGTGGCGGCGCGGAGCTGGGACAAGGTGGAGGGCATCATTACGGTCTCCCAAGTCGACCAGCCGGCCGCGCATTCCTCGGACGACCGGAACGACGCCAAGCCCATCATCCGCTATCGCTATCAGGCCGGCGGTCAGGAGCTGGAAGGCGACAAGGTCTTTGTCGGCGGCACCGTCATCACGACGAGGGTCCTGGCCGCAAAACTGACCGGACGCTATCCGGTCGGTGCCCATGTCGACGTCCATGTCGATCCGAAGGAACCGACCGAGGCGCTGCTGGAGCCCGCCGCCGCACAGAACGTCGCGGCGCTGGTGGCGTTCACGATGGTGTTCGGCATCATCGCCGCCACCCTGACCGCGCATTCGTTCGCAGGCCACGTGCTCTACGCCGACAAGGGCGTGCCGCTGTTCGCGTTCGCGGTGCCGATCATCGTGCTCGTGGGCGGGGTGTTCCTCGCCGCCGATTATGTCCGGACGCGCCGGCTGGCGAGCGCCAGCCTGCGCTGGCCGACCGCGTCTGGCAGGGTCATCCATTGCGACGTGATCGAGGAAATCATCGAAGAGAAGACCGAGCACGACAATCGCCCGACGACGTCAAAGCTCGTCCACCGCTATCAGGTCGACCTGCGCTACGCCTACAGGGTGGGCAAGCGCGACTTCATCGGCACCGAAGTCGATTGGAACGGCACCATGATCTCCGGCCTGCGCGAGGTCGCCGAAGAAGCCGCGGCGAAATATCGACCAGGGAAGAGCGTTAAGGTCTATTACGATCCGGACCAGCCGGGGCAGGCCGTGCTGGAGCCTGCAAGCCGGAAAGGCGCGCTGGGGCCGCTGATCGGCGCCGCGGTTTGCGCGGTCGTCGGCGGCCTTTTCCTGATGATCCTGATCAAGGTCGGGTTCGCGTAG